One Mangrovimonas cancribranchiae DNA segment encodes these proteins:
- a CDS encoding AAA family ATPase, protein MNASEFYTLIKQQFPFTPTQTQDVALLQLSEFIFSSDPKSLYLLKGYAGTGKTTIIGTIVTNLWKAKKSAVLMAPTGRAAKVISNYSKKEAFTIHKKIYFPRKDKGGGVKFVLQPNKHKDTIFIVDEASMIPDTPGESKLFENGSLLDDLMQYVYSGHRCKLLLIGDVAQLPPVKLDLSPALNEHTLGLNYNKEVKKIELNEVVRQEQDSGILQNATNLREELQDDFFDSFKFHLNGFKDIVRLVDGHEIMGAIDESYSENGHEETAIIVRSNKRANLYNQQIRSRILFRENELSAGDFLMVVKNNYFWIKPTTEAGFIANGDIIEILEIFHIKELYGFRFAEVKVKMVDYPRMRPFETVLLLDTIEAQTPSLPYEDSNRLYQEVMKDYENESSNYRKFLKVKNNKYFNALQVKFSYAMTCHKSQGGQWNTIFVEQPYLPDGITKDYLRWLYTAVTRAKEKLYLIGFKDDFFES, encoded by the coding sequence ATGAACGCATCTGAATTCTATACACTTATAAAACAGCAGTTTCCATTTACGCCAACCCAAACACAAGATGTTGCACTTTTGCAGTTATCGGAGTTTATTTTTAGTAGCGACCCAAAATCACTTTATTTATTAAAAGGATATGCAGGAACTGGAAAGACAACCATAATAGGAACTATTGTAACCAATTTATGGAAAGCTAAAAAGAGTGCAGTATTAATGGCGCCAACAGGAAGAGCCGCTAAAGTAATTTCTAATTACTCAAAAAAAGAAGCATTTACTATACACAAAAAGATATACTTTCCTAGAAAAGATAAAGGCGGTGGTGTAAAGTTTGTTTTGCAGCCTAATAAACATAAAGACACCATTTTTATTGTAGATGAAGCTTCCATGATTCCCGATACGCCAGGAGAATCTAAACTGTTTGAAAATGGGTCTCTTCTAGACGATTTAATGCAATATGTGTATTCTGGGCATCGCTGTAAATTATTACTTATAGGTGATGTGGCACAGTTACCACCTGTTAAATTAGATTTAAGTCCTGCATTAAACGAACATACCCTAGGCTTGAATTACAATAAAGAGGTTAAAAAAATTGAATTAAATGAAGTGGTGCGTCAAGAACAAGATTCTGGAATACTCCAAAATGCCACAAATTTAAGAGAAGAACTACAAGACGACTTTTTTGACAGCTTTAAGTTTCACTTAAATGGTTTTAAAGATATTGTTAGGCTAGTTGATGGTCATGAAATAATGGGAGCTATCGATGAGTCTTACAGCGAAAACGGTCATGAAGAAACCGCTATTATAGTACGCAGTAATAAGCGAGCTAATTTGTATAATCAGCAAATAAGAAGTCGCATTTTATTTCGAGAGAATGAATTGAGTGCAGGAGATTTTTTAATGGTAGTTAAAAACAATTATTTTTGGATAAAACCAACTACCGAAGCTGGTTTTATAGCCAATGGCGATATTATTGAAATTTTAGAAATATTCCATATTAAAGAGCTTTACGGATTCAGGTTTGCCGAAGTAAAAGTTAAAATGGTTGATTACCCTAGAATGCGTCCATTTGAAACTGTCTTACTCTTAGATACTATCGAGGCGCAAACCCCATCTTTACCATACGAAGATTCTAACAGACTCTATCAAGAAGTAATGAAAGACTATGAAAACGAAAGTAGTAATTACCGTAAATTCTTAAAAGTAAAAAACAATAAGTATTTCAATGCCTTACAAGTTAAGTTTTCTTATGCTATGACGTGCCATAAGTCGCAAGGTGGACAATGGAATACCATTTTTGTAGAACAACCTTATTTACCAGATGGAATTACAAAAGATTACTTACGTTGGCTTTATACCGCTGTAACAAGAGCCAAAGAAAAATTGTATCTTATTGGCTTTAAAGACGATTTTTTTGAAAGCTAA
- a CDS encoding tRNA-(ms[2]io[6]A)-hydroxylase: MLGLKLPTDPRWVNIVEKNIEEILTDHAYCEQKATSTAISLIVSFPEYTELVTEMTALVKEEISHFKMVHDKIIERGWVLGRDRKDEYVVALHKFFPKGGSRTTQLVHRLLYAALIEARSCERFRLLSEELEDKELAEFYRKLMVSEANHYTMFLGFARQYGNREDVDKKWQNLLDYEAEIMKDLGKKETIHG, encoded by the coding sequence ATGTTAGGATTAAAACTTCCAACAGACCCAAGATGGGTAAACATTGTAGAAAAAAATATTGAGGAAATCCTTACAGATCATGCCTATTGCGAACAGAAAGCGACTAGTACAGCTATTTCTCTTATTGTATCTTTTCCAGAATACACCGAATTAGTTACAGAAATGACAGCCTTGGTAAAAGAAGAAATTAGTCATTTTAAAATGGTTCATGATAAAATAATTGAACGTGGCTGGGTTTTAGGACGAGATAGAAAAGACGAATACGTTGTTGCTTTACATAAATTTTTTCCTAAAGGCGGTAGCAGAACCACACAATTAGTTCACCGCTTGCTTTATGCTGCTTTAATCGAGGCTAGAAGCTGCGAGCGTTTTAGACTACTATCGGAAGAATTAGAAGATAAAGAATTAGCCGAGTTTTACCGTAAACTTATGGTGAGCGAAGCCAATCATTACACCATGTTTTTAGGTTTTGCAAGACAATACGGAAATCGCGAAGATGTAGATAAAAAATGGCAAAACCTTCTTGATTACGAAGCTGAGATTATGAAAGACTTAGGTAAAAAAGAAACCATTCATGGCTAG
- a CDS encoding porin family protein — protein sequence MKKLILLLFVLAYTTVSFSQNGLYGVRVGYNISNLDFDPDANFSNQHRNGFAIGFFGEYLLTKSMSIAPEIQFSAEGAKDRDLRIDYIQTPILLKFHLGDRLSVGAGPLVGVKIHEYEDGYKNFAFSGIGGVEFMITDEIFIDARYHYGLTNIIDDENDIEAKNTNIQLGIGIKI from the coding sequence ATGAAAAAATTAATACTCTTATTGTTTGTTCTGGCTTATACTACGGTTTCGTTTTCTCAAAATGGTTTATACGGAGTTAGAGTAGGCTACAATATTTCCAATTTAGATTTTGATCCAGATGCTAACTTTTCTAACCAACATAGAAATGGTTTTGCAATAGGTTTTTTTGGCGAGTATTTATTAACTAAGTCTATGTCTATTGCACCTGAAATTCAATTTTCTGCTGAAGGTGCTAAAGATAGAGACCTAAGAATAGATTATATTCAAACACCTATTTTATTAAAGTTTCATCTGGGAGACAGGCTTTCTGTAGGTGCTGGACCATTAGTTGGTGTAAAAATTCATGAATATGAAGATGGTTACAAAAACTTTGCCTTTTCAGGAATAGGTGGCGTTGAGTTTATGATTACCGATGAAATTTTTATAGATGCAAGATATCATTATGGGCTAACGAATATTATAGACGATGAAAATGATATTGAAGCTAAAAACACTAATATTCAATTAGGTATTGGTATAAAAATTTAG
- a CDS encoding DNA polymerase III subunit gamma/tau: MEHFVVSARKYRPQTFKDVVGQQAITNTLKNAIENNHLAQALLFTGPRGVGKTSCARILAKMINSDGQDQGDEDFAFNIFELDAASNNSVDDIRNLTDQVRIPPQVGKYKVYIIDEVHMLSQAAFNAFLKTLEEPPKHCIFILATTEKHKIIPTILSRCQIFDFKRITVKDAKGYLKYIAEEQGIEAEDDALHIIAQKADGAMRDALSIFDRVVSFSGKHLTRQAVTENLNVLDYETYFKSTDFILENNIPDVLVQFNSILAQGFDGHHYISGLASHFRDLLVCKNPKTVDLLEVGEETTEKYKIQSQKSSQAFLLKAIELANECDLKYKSSKNQRLLVELCLMQLASITFDGEKKNSKRYIIPPSYFKAKGITPIPVTKPSAKQKEVNKNKPKQAKTESKTAYIDTQNLTEVKQEKQQVSKPKIDISAPKKSTSGLSLKSIKAKKEHEIRQMDVVVNEEELPKEPFTQEQLRQTWKDFVAIIEKKGQFNLASILSIDEPKLDGTTIHLEFPNDTNKVEVERQQYDLLNYLRKTLQNYDISLSITVNEVIEKKYAYTTQEKYEKLKEKNPNIDVLRKTFGLDI, from the coding sequence ATGGAACATTTTGTAGTATCGGCTAGAAAGTACAGACCACAAACATTTAAAGATGTTGTTGGTCAACAAGCCATTACCAATACATTAAAAAATGCTATTGAAAACAACCATCTAGCTCAAGCCCTATTATTTACAGGTCCTAGAGGAGTTGGTAAAACCTCTTGTGCGCGTATTTTGGCAAAAATGATAAATAGCGATGGACAAGATCAAGGCGATGAAGATTTTGCTTTCAATATTTTTGAATTGGATGCCGCTTCTAACAACTCTGTAGACGATATTCGTAATCTAACCGATCAAGTTAGGATTCCACCTCAAGTAGGGAAATATAAAGTTTATATTATTGATGAGGTTCACATGTTATCGCAAGCCGCTTTTAATGCGTTTTTAAAAACCTTAGAAGAACCTCCAAAGCACTGCATTTTTATTTTAGCAACAACTGAAAAGCATAAGATTATTCCAACTATTCTTTCGCGTTGCCAGATATTCGATTTTAAACGAATTACCGTTAAAGACGCTAAAGGATATTTAAAATACATTGCTGAAGAGCAAGGTATTGAAGCCGAAGACGATGCTTTACATATTATCGCACAAAAAGCCGATGGCGCTATGCGTGATGCGCTTTCTATTTTTGATCGTGTGGTTAGTTTCTCAGGAAAACATTTAACAAGACAAGCGGTTACAGAAAATCTTAATGTACTTGATTATGAAACCTATTTTAAGAGTACCGATTTTATTTTAGAAAATAATATCCCTGATGTACTAGTACAATTTAATAGCATTTTAGCACAAGGATTTGATGGACATCACTACATTTCAGGTTTAGCCTCTCATTTTAGAGATTTATTAGTTTGTAAAAATCCTAAAACCGTAGATTTATTAGAAGTTGGTGAAGAAACTACCGAGAAGTATAAAATTCAATCACAAAAAAGTTCGCAAGCATTTTTATTAAAAGCCATTGAGTTAGCCAACGAGTGCGATTTAAAGTACAAATCCAGTAAAAATCAACGACTCCTCGTCGAACTTTGTTTAATGCAATTAGCCTCTATCACTTTTGATGGAGAAAAAAAAAATAGCAAACGTTACATAATTCCTCCAAGTTATTTTAAAGCTAAAGGCATTACGCCAATTCCTGTTACCAAACCTTCTGCTAAGCAAAAAGAAGTCAATAAAAACAAGCCTAAGCAAGCAAAAACTGAGTCTAAAACGGCTTATATTGACACCCAAAACCTTACCGAGGTAAAACAGGAAAAACAACAAGTTTCAAAACCTAAAATAGATATTTCCGCTCCTAAAAAGTCAACATCTGGCTTATCGTTAAAAAGTATAAAAGCCAAAAAGGAGCATGAAATTAGACAAATGGATGTTGTTGTTAATGAAGAAGAACTCCCTAAAGAACCTTTTACTCAAGAACAACTACGACAAACTTGGAAAGATTTTGTCGCTATTATTGAGAAAAAAGGGCAATTTAACCTAGCCTCCATTCTTTCTATAGACGAGCCTAAACTAGACGGCACAACAATTCATTTAGAGTTTCCTAACGATACTAATAAAGTTGAAGTAGAGCGCCAACAATACGACTTACTTAACTACCTAAGAAAAACACTTCAAAATTATGATATATCACTTTCTATAACGGTTAATGAGGTTATTGAAAAAAAATACGCCTACACAACCCAAGAAAAATACGAAAAGCTTAAAGAAAAAAACCCTAATATAGATGTGTTACGAAAAACATTTGGTTTAGATATTTAA
- the kdsB gene encoding 3-deoxy-manno-octulosonate cytidylyltransferase yields MKIISMIPARYSASRFPAKLMQDLAGKSVILRTYEATVATNLFDDVYVVTDSDIIFNEIVNHGGKAIMSQKEHQSGSDRIAEAVENLDVDIVVNVQGDEPFTEQESLKKVIEVFKDDPNKKIDLASLMVEITDWDEINNPNTVKVIVDQENFALYFSRSPIPYPRDKEAGARYFKHKGIYAFRKQALLDFYNLPMQFIEATEKIECIRYLEYGKRIKMVETTIQGVEVDTPEDLERARKLWK; encoded by the coding sequence ATGAAGATAATATCCATGATTCCGGCTAGATATAGCGCATCTCGTTTTCCAGCAAAACTTATGCAGGATTTAGCAGGGAAGTCGGTTATTCTAAGAACCTACGAAGCAACCGTAGCTACCAATTTGTTTGATGATGTATATGTTGTTACCGATAGCGATATTATTTTTAATGAAATAGTAAATCATGGTGGAAAAGCCATCATGAGCCAAAAAGAGCATCAATCAGGTAGTGATAGAATAGCCGAAGCGGTAGAAAACTTAGATGTTGATATTGTGGTTAACGTTCAAGGTGATGAGCCGTTTACAGAGCAAGAAAGTCTAAAAAAAGTAATTGAGGTTTTTAAAGACGACCCTAATAAAAAGATTGATTTAGCATCGTTAATGGTAGAAATTACAGATTGGGATGAAATAAACAATCCCAATACAGTTAAGGTAATTGTAGATCAAGAAAATTTTGCGTTATATTTTTCACGAAGTCCTATTCCATATCCACGCGATAAAGAAGCAGGAGCCAGGTATTTTAAGCATAAAGGTATATACGCCTTTAGAAAACAAGCTTTATTAGATTTTTATAACTTGCCAATGCAATTTATAGAAGCCACCGAAAAAATAGAATGCATAAGATATTTAGAATATGGCAAACGCATAAAAATGGTAGAAACAACCATACAAGGCGTAGAAGTTGATACACCAGAAGATTTGGAACGAGCCAGAAAACTATGGAAATAG
- a CDS encoding exopolyphosphatase, producing the protein MLSIKKYAAIDIGSNAVRLLIANIIEEKGKEVRFKKSSLVRVPIRLGADVFLEQNISKYNQQRMLDTMKAFKLLMKSHKVVKYKACATSAMREADNGQQVSEAILKHSNIKIDIIDGEEEAAIIAATDLHAFIDDSKTYLYVDVGGGSTEFSVIHNGKKIASRSFRIGTVRLLNDIVKNETWAEAETWVIKHTAEYEKIDLIGSGGNINKIFKISGKKLGKPLTYFYLSSYYKTLQTYSYEERITELDLNQDRADVIIPATRIYLSAMKWSGAKDMYVPKIGLADGIIKSIYHNTVSSNTQ; encoded by the coding sequence ATGCTTTCAATAAAAAAATATGCCGCTATCGATATAGGTTCTAATGCCGTTAGATTACTTATTGCAAACATAATAGAAGAAAAAGGTAAAGAAGTTAGATTTAAAAAAAGCTCGTTAGTAAGGGTTCCTATTCGTTTAGGGGCCGATGTATTTTTAGAACAAAATATTTCTAAATATAACCAACAACGTATGTTAGATACCATGAAGGCCTTTAAACTTCTCATGAAATCTCATAAAGTGGTTAAATATAAAGCTTGTGCAACTTCGGCCATGCGTGAAGCCGATAACGGGCAGCAAGTATCGGAGGCTATTTTAAAACATTCAAACATAAAAATTGATATTATTGACGGCGAAGAAGAAGCAGCTATTATTGCCGCAACCGATTTGCATGCTTTTATAGACGATTCTAAAACCTATCTTTATGTCGATGTAGGAGGTGGAAGTACGGAATTTTCAGTTATTCATAATGGAAAAAAAATAGCATCGCGTTCTTTTAGAATAGGAACTGTAAGATTGTTAAATGATATTGTTAAGAATGAAACATGGGCCGAAGCCGAAACATGGGTTATTAAACATACCGCAGAATACGAAAAAATAGACCTGATAGGTTCTGGAGGAAATATTAATAAAATTTTTAAAATATCTGGAAAGAAATTAGGAAAACCATTAACCTATTTTTATTTATCATCATATTATAAAACGTTACAAACTTATTCTTACGAGGAGAGAATTACAGAGTTAGACTTAAATCAAGATAGGGCAGATGTTATTATTCCAGCAACAAGAATTTACCTGTCTGCCATGAAATGGAGTGGCGCTAAAGATATGTATGTTCCTAAAATAGGTTTAGCAGATGGTATTATTAAAAGTATATATCATAATACTGTTTCAAGCAATACACAGTAA
- a CDS encoding DUF4126 domain-containing protein, protein MDIETLISIFLGIGLAASVGFRVFVPLFVLSLASYFNVWELNASWQWVGSLAAVITLGVATIVEIFAYYIPFVDNVLDAIAIPLATIAGTVVMVSTVADLSPVITWTLAIIAGGGTATAIKSTAGSARVTSSVSTAGFGNPVVSTVETGSSIIMSVISVFLPILAFIFTIIVLYLIFKFYRKIKLSKP, encoded by the coding sequence ATGGATATCGAAACATTAATAAGTATTTTTTTAGGTATTGGTTTAGCCGCATCGGTTGGTTTTAGGGTGTTCGTACCCTTATTTGTGCTTAGTTTAGCTTCGTATTTTAATGTTTGGGAATTAAATGCTTCTTGGCAATGGGTAGGAAGTTTAGCTGCTGTTATAACACTTGGTGTTGCTACAATTGTCGAGATTTTTGCTTATTACATACCGTTTGTCGATAATGTGTTAGATGCTATCGCTATACCATTAGCAACAATAGCAGGAACCGTAGTAATGGTGTCAACAGTGGCCGATTTAAGCCCTGTTATAACTTGGACTTTAGCAATAATAGCAGGAGGAGGAACAGCCACAGCCATAAAAAGTACCGCAGGATCGGCAAGAGTAACATCGTCTGTTTCAACAGCAGGATTTGGTAATCCCGTAGTTTCTACTGTGGAAACAGGTTCCTCTATAATAATGTCTGTTATTTCTGTATTTCTTCCCATATTAGCATTTATTTTTACAATAATAGTTCTGTATTTAATTTTCAAATTTTATAGAAAGATTAAACTTTCAAAACCTTAA
- a CDS encoding RsmD family RNA methyltransferase — MRIISGQFKGRKLQAPKNLPVRPTTDMAKEALFNILNNNYYFDELSVLDLFAGTGNISYEFASRGTRQIMAVDGHYGCIKYINQTASQFDMPIQTIKSDVFKFLEHYKTKHTIIFADPPYNFDLEAFSKIPELVFKNNVLEPHGYLIIEHSKHTNLSLLEYFSHSKSYGGSVFSFFELPKAD, encoded by the coding sequence ATGAGAATTATTTCTGGACAGTTTAAAGGCAGAAAGTTACAAGCCCCTAAAAATTTACCCGTTCGCCCAACAACCGATATGGCTAAAGAGGCGCTTTTTAACATCTTAAATAACAACTATTACTTTGATGAATTATCTGTTTTAGATCTTTTTGCTGGAACTGGCAATATAAGTTACGAATTTGCCTCAAGAGGAACCAGGCAAATTATGGCTGTAGATGGCCATTACGGCTGTATAAAATACATTAATCAAACAGCATCACAGTTTGATATGCCTATTCAAACCATAAAAAGTGATGTGTTTAAGTTTTTAGAACACTACAAAACTAAACATACCATAATTTTTGCCGATCCACCTTACAATTTTGATTTAGAAGCCTTTTCCAAAATCCCTGAATTAGTTTTTAAAAATAACGTATTAGAACCACACGGATATCTTATTATAGAACACTCCAAACACACTAACTTATCGCTTTTAGAATATTTTAGCCACTCTAAAAGTTATGGCGGTAGTGTTTTTAGTTTTTTTGAACTGCCTAAGGCAGATTAG
- a CDS encoding DUF3822 family protein: MAIANNTTNLTNQDLSIQINLNGLSFCILDQDTQTITFLKHITLEKKTTPIQILDKLKHCFNSIDELNNTFNKVTVIYINDLATLVPKEFFNEELLADYLKFNSKILKSDFIAYDTVTANNSMNVYVPYVNINNYIYDKFGSFSYKHYATILLEQILKNDTLSQEENMYVNVGDTHFEIIVVNSGKLKFYNTFEYHSQEDFIYYILFTIEQLSLNPEKINLILLGNIVKNDDLYNITYKYIRHVSFGHRKDTYNYIETPKSNHSHFTLIHSFS; encoded by the coding sequence ATGGCGATAGCGAATAATACAACTAACTTAACTAACCAAGATTTGTCCATTCAAATTAATTTGAATGGACTTTCTTTTTGTATACTAGACCAGGATACACAAACCATTACTTTTTTAAAGCATATTACTTTAGAAAAGAAAACCACTCCTATTCAAATTCTAGATAAGTTAAAACATTGTTTTAATTCCATAGATGAATTAAATAACACCTTTAATAAGGTAACAGTTATCTATATAAACGACTTAGCCACTTTAGTACCTAAGGAATTTTTTAATGAAGAACTCCTCGCTGATTATTTAAAGTTTAATTCAAAAATTTTAAAGTCCGATTTTATTGCTTACGACACCGTTACTGCAAACAATAGCATGAATGTATACGTTCCCTATGTAAACATTAACAATTACATTTATGATAAATTTGGTAGCTTTTCTTACAAACACTATGCGACCATACTCCTAGAACAGATTTTAAAAAACGACACGTTATCTCAAGAAGAAAACATGTATGTAAATGTTGGTGATACCCATTTTGAAATTATTGTAGTCAACTCTGGAAAACTTAAATTTTACAACACTTTTGAATACCACTCTCAAGAAGACTTTATTTATTATATCTTGTTTACAATAGAGCAGCTATCTCTCAATCCAGAGAAGATAAATCTAATCCTTTTAGGTAATATTGTTAAAAACGACGACCTTTATAATATTACCTATAAATACATTAGACATGTGTCTTTTGGGCATAGAAAAGACACTTACAATTATATTGAAACTCCTAAGTCTAACCATTCTCACTTTACCTTAATCCATAGTTTTTCATGA